Proteins encoded together in one Cardiocondyla obscurior isolate alpha-2009 linkage group LG07, Cobs3.1, whole genome shotgun sequence window:
- the LOC139104340 gene encoding uncharacterized protein translates to MVACAPFLAIRTLHQLAEDEERRYPLGAAVLRRDTYVDDVLAGGDSVDEAAAALRDVRALCMAGGFPLKKWAASNEDLLREVPVGDLSRPGVRSWSPQDCHTALGLQWHPAPDVFSFRVRTLPTDVVTKRTVVSQSARLFDPMGWLAPATIRAKTFIQGLWLRGLDWDSPLADNDRDRWCSFVRDLGALEEVRVSRWMRLSGLREVEIHGFADASERAYAAVVYFRTRANGESGWTVALVAAKTKVSPLKQVSLPRLELCAAVLLVRLVAHVKGLLDLQPKSINLWSDSTVTLGWIRRHPSRWTTYVANRVSEIQLTLPEARWLHVAGAENPTDCASRGVSPSELVHSSLWWRGPAWLFTDANLGAGGEKAVAEEDLPEARSSVHAAVAASDVEEPEWITNFSSFSRLTRVVAWCLRWRRGDSVRAESLGLSAEELRGALLAVVRCVQAALLQREVQLVASGAALPRSHWSHRLSPFLDPQGVLQVGGRLRHSLLSYDEKHPAILPRSSHLGTLLISSCHARALHGGVQQTLGLLRQRFWFPGARAAVKKAIHRCVTCVRWRAAAPAPFMADLPSARVRPSRAFQHTGVDYAGPLMLRAGKGRGRKAHKAFVAVFVCLCTRAVHLEVVSDYTSEAFLATLRRFVSRRGLPQVVYSDCGTNFAGAEAELREMFRASSREAQRIHRALAEEHISWRFNPLAAPHVGGLWEAAVKSAKHHLRRVVGSATLTFEEMTTLVAGIEACLNSRPLAPLSDDPDDISALTPGHFLVGSAPLAVPEPTLLDVPSGRLSRWQLVVQMRDHFWRRWSGEYLHGLASRPKWATPVPRPQVGQLCLVRCESSPLRAGLSQGLHRCIRATTATSAW, encoded by the coding sequence ATGGTCGCGTGTGCCCCGTTTTTGGCCATTCGCACGCTGCATCAATTGGCGGAGGACGAAGAACGGCGCTATCCCTTGGGCGCGGCGGTTCTTAGGCGCGACACGTACGTCGACGATGTTCTGGCCGGCGGAGATTCGGTGGACGAGGCGGCAGCGGCGCTCAGGGACGTACGAGCTCTGTGCATGGCGGGCGGGTTCCCGCTGAAAAAGTGGGCAGCCAGCAACGAGGATTTGTTGCGGGAAGTGCCGGTGGGCGACTTATCGCGGCCAGGAGTTCGCTCATGGTCTCCGCAGGACTGCCACACTGCATTGGGCCTGCAGTGGCATCCCGCTCCAGACGTTTTTTCGTTTCGGGTGCGCACTCTGCCCACGGACGTCGTGACAAAACGCACTGTTGTATCGCAGTCAGCTCGGCTGTTCGATCCCATGGGCTGGCTGGCGCCTGCCACAATTCGTGCGAAGACGTTTATTCAAGGCCTCTGGTTGCGTGGCCTTGACTGGGATTCTCCGCTCGCGGACAATGACCGAGATCGCTGGTGCAGCTTTGTACGTGATCTCGGCGCGCTTGAGGAGGTGCGGGTGTCGCGGTGGATGCGGCTGTCTGGACTGCGGGAGGTCGAAATTCACGGTTTCGCCGACGCCTCGGAGCGGGCGTACGCTGCCGTAGTTTATTTTCGAACGCGGGCCAACGGTGAGTCAGGCTGGACGGTGGCCTTGGTGGCCGCCAAAACCAAGGTATCCCCCCTCAAGCAGGTTTCCTTGCCGAGACTGGAGCTCTGCGCCGCGGTGCTGCTCGTGAGATTGGTGGCTCACGTGAAAGGACTGCTCGACCTTCAACCCAAATCCATCAACCTCTGGTCGGACTCTACTGTGACGCTCGGCTGGATCCGGCGTCATCCTTCGCGGTGGACAACCTACGTGGCCAACCGTGTGTCGGAAATCCAGCTCACGCTGCCCGAGGCGAGGTGGCTCCATGTGGCAGGCGCCGAGAATCCCACGGATTGCGCCTCCAGAGGGGTGTCTCCCTCCGAGCTGGTGCACTCTTCCCTATGGTGGCGAGGCCCTGCGTGGCTGTTCACGGACGCGAACTTGGGAGCGGGGGGTGAGAAGGCTGTGGCGGAGGAGGATCTTCCCGAGGCTCGGAGCTCGGTGCATGCCGCGGTCGCTGCTTCGGATGTGGAGGAGCCCGAATGGATCACcaatttttcctctttttcacgGCTGACTCGCGTCGTGGCTTGGTGTCTCCGATGGCGCCGAGGGGACAGCGTTCGCGCGGAGTCGCTGGGCCTTTCGGCTGAGGAGTTGCGCGGGGCGCTGCTGGCCGTGGTGCGCTGCGTTCAGGCCGCCCTCCTCCAGAGAGAGGTGCAGCTTGTGGCTTCTGGCGCTGCGCTCCCCAGATCTCACTGGAGTCACAGACTCTCTCCCTTCTTGGATCCTCAGGGTGTGCTACAAGTGGGCGGTCGTCTGAGGCACTCTCTTCTATCGTATGACGAGAAGCACCCTGCTATTCTGCCACGGAGCTCGCACCTGGGGACATTGCTGATTTCTTCCTGCCACGCGCGCGCTCTTCATGGTGGAGTCCAACAGACCCTGGGCCTTCTGCGACAGCGATTTTGGTTTCCCGGCGCTCGAGCCGCGGTGAAGAAGGCAATTCACCGCTGTGTTACATGCGTGCGATGGCGGGCGGCGGCCCCGGCCCCTTTCATGGCGGACCTTCCTTCGGCTAGGGTGAGGCCGTCCCGAGCTTTCCAGCACACGGGCGTGGATTACGCTGGGCCGTTGATGCTGCGAGCCGGCAAGGGCCGTGGGCGGAAGGCTCACAAGGCCTTCGTTGCCGTGTTCGTTTGCCTGTGCACCCGTGCTGTGCACCTTGAAGTGGTGTCAGACTACACGTCTGAGGCCTTTCTGGCCACGCTGCGACGCTTCGTGTCCAGGCGTGGCCTCCCGCAAGTCGTTTACAGCGACTGCGGGACGAATTTTGCAGGTGCGGAGGCAGAATTGCGCGAGATGTTCCGAGCCAGCAGTCGTGAGGCCCAACGCATTCACCGAGCACTGGCTGAGGAGCACATTTCTTGGCGCTTCAACCCCCTCGCCGCTCCCCACGTTGGAGGTCTCTGGGAGGCGGCCGTCAAGTCGGCGAAACACCATCTTCGACGGGTGGTCGGCTCCGCCACTCTTACCTTCGAGGAGATGACCACGCTGGTAGCCGGCATCGAGGCGTGTTTGAACTCGCGCCCCCTCGCCCCCCTGAGCGACGACCCGGACGATATCTCGGCCCTCACACCGGGCCACTTCTTGGTGGGATCTGCTCCGCTGGCGGTTCCGGAGCCCACTCTGTTGGACGTCCCTTCGGGCCGTTTGTCACGCTGGCAGCTGGTCGTGCAAATGCGCGATCATTTCTGGCGTCGTTGGTCAGGCGAGTACCTGCACGGACTCGCTTCAAGGCCAAAATGGGCGACTCCCGTCCCCCGGCCCCAGGTGGGACAATTGTGCCTTGTGCGATGCGAGAGTTCCCCCCTGCGCGCTGGCCTCTCGCAAGGATTACACAGGTGCATCCGAGCGACGACGGCCACATCCGCGTGGTAA